The following are encoded together in the Bradyrhizobium algeriense genome:
- a CDS encoding DMT family transporter, which produces MSLVPSVAVPRAAFNPLPLYIALFCLLWSFAFVAGKIGVTDCPPLILLAARFSLAGVLILGITVLRGEAWSSLTWRDAAIFAILGVANNALYLGLGYTGLQTVSAGLGGLIVSANPVFTAVLAAAFLGEALTWRKVMGLLLGIAGVGFIVWHRMSVGSDDWHGILFTLASLASIVAGTILFKVLAPKGSLWVGNGVQNLAAGIVLLPLAFTFSSVADVVPSARLVGAFTFLVLGGSILAYLLWFHLLKVCGATAASAYHFLMPPLGMLFAFLVLGEHVEFRDLLGIVPVALGIYLVTRPAASALSKRSAT; this is translated from the coding sequence ATGTCGCTCGTGCCCTCGGTGGCGGTTCCCCGCGCCGCCTTCAATCCGCTCCCGCTCTATATCGCGCTGTTCTGCCTGCTCTGGAGCTTCGCCTTCGTCGCCGGCAAGATCGGCGTGACCGATTGCCCTCCGCTGATTCTGCTCGCGGCGCGTTTCTCGCTGGCCGGTGTCCTGATCCTCGGCATTACGGTGCTGCGCGGCGAAGCGTGGTCCTCGCTCACCTGGCGCGACGCAGCCATCTTCGCAATCCTCGGCGTCGCCAATAACGCGCTCTATCTCGGCCTCGGCTACACCGGGCTGCAGACCGTATCCGCGGGCCTCGGCGGGCTGATCGTGAGCGCCAATCCGGTGTTCACCGCGGTACTCGCGGCGGCCTTTCTCGGCGAGGCCTTGACCTGGCGCAAGGTGATGGGCCTTTTGCTCGGCATTGCCGGCGTCGGCTTCATCGTCTGGCACCGCATGTCGGTCGGGTCAGATGACTGGCACGGCATTCTGTTCACGTTGGCGTCATTGGCCTCGATCGTGGCCGGCACCATCCTGTTCAAGGTGCTGGCGCCGAAGGGCAGCCTCTGGGTCGGCAATGGCGTGCAGAATCTCGCAGCCGGCATCGTGCTGCTGCCGCTTGCGTTCACGTTCTCGAGCGTCGCCGACGTCGTGCCGAGCGCGCGGCTCGTGGGTGCGTTCACGTTCCTCGTGCTCGGCGGCTCGATTCTCGCTTATCTGCTCTGGTTTCATCTCCTGAAAGTGTGTGGCGCGACTGCCGCGAGCGCCTATCATTTCCTGATGCCGCCGCTCGGCATGCTGTTCGCCTTCCTCGTGCTCGGCGAGCACGTCGAATTCCGCGATCTGCTCGGCATCGTTCCGGTGGCCCTCGGCATTTATCTGGTGACCCGCCCCGCGGCGTCAGCGTTGAGCAAGAGGAGTGCGACATGA
- a CDS encoding MBL fold metallo-hydrolase has protein sequence MSLSITLIGGPTALIEIDGFRLLTDPTFDQPGAYQLPHVKLEKLTGPALSVRDVGAIDAVLLSHDQHSDNLDHSGRDFLKEAQRVLTTEAGAKRLGGKTEGFAPWASTELKKGGQSLTITATPARHGPAGIEPLSGDVIGFVVESSRAGSRPIYISGDTTWFDGVAEVARRFNAGVVLPFAGAAQTRGPFHLTMDTNDTIETARAFSDAVIVPVHTDGWAHFRQNAGDLRATFDTLGFGSRLRILQPGVATVIEPAHAA, from the coding sequence ATGAGCCTATCCATTACCCTGATCGGCGGCCCCACCGCCCTGATCGAGATCGACGGTTTTCGCCTTCTCACCGATCCGACCTTCGACCAACCCGGCGCCTATCAACTGCCGCATGTGAAGCTGGAGAAGTTGACCGGGCCCGCGTTGAGCGTGCGCGATGTCGGCGCGATCGACGCGGTGCTGCTGAGCCATGACCAGCACTCGGACAATCTCGACCATTCCGGCCGCGACTTTCTTAAGGAAGCGCAGCGCGTGCTGACGACCGAGGCGGGCGCAAAGCGGCTCGGCGGCAAGACCGAGGGTTTTGCGCCCTGGGCATCGACCGAGTTGAAGAAGGGCGGCCAGTCGTTGACCATCACCGCGACGCCAGCCCGTCACGGACCGGCCGGCATCGAGCCGCTGTCGGGCGACGTCATCGGCTTCGTGGTGGAATCAAGCAGAGCAGGCAGCCGCCCGATCTACATCAGCGGCGACACCACCTGGTTCGACGGCGTTGCCGAAGTCGCGCGCCGCTTCAACGCGGGCGTGGTGCTGCCGTTCGCCGGCGCGGCGCAAACCCGCGGTCCGTTCCATCTCACCATGGACACCAACGACACGATCGAGACCGCGCGCGCCTTTTCCGATGCGGTGATCGTGCCCGTGCATACCGACGGCTGGGCGCATTTCCGCCAGAACGCCGGCGATTTACGCGCCACCTTCGACACGCTGGGTTTTGGATCGCGCTTGCGCATCCTGCAGCCCGGCGTGGCGACCGTCATCGAGCCGGCGCACGCCGCGTGA
- a CDS encoding ligase-associated DNA damage response exonuclease: protein MRPQDILIPAPAGLCCKPGGFHIDPVRPVERAVITHGHSDHARPGHGAVLATQETLDMMRLRYGDNFASTTQAVRYGEEIRLGDVTIKFHPAGHVLGSAQIAVTCKDTCIVASGDYKDAVDPTCTPFEVVPCDVFITEATFGLPVFRHGDAADEVKKLLASVALFPERAHLVGAYSLGKAQRVIALLRQESYDAPIYLHGAMEEITYYYQSRGITLGELRPVKGVKKADLAGTIALAPPSATSDIWTRRFPDPVTAFASGWMRVRARARQRGVELPLVISDHADWDGLTATIAATGAGEVWVTHGQEDALVHWCKSRGLAARPLDLVGYGDEEEHEVVAANEAEA from the coding sequence ATGCGTCCGCAGGACATCCTGATCCCCGCTCCGGCCGGCCTTTGCTGCAAGCCAGGTGGCTTCCATATCGACCCGGTGCGCCCGGTCGAGCGCGCCGTGATCACCCACGGCCATTCCGATCATGCCCGGCCCGGCCATGGCGCCGTGCTCGCCACGCAGGAAACGCTCGACATGATGCGGCTGCGCTATGGCGACAATTTCGCTTCAACCACGCAGGCCGTTCGCTATGGCGAAGAAATCCGGCTCGGCGACGTCACCATCAAATTCCACCCTGCGGGCCACGTGCTCGGCTCGGCGCAGATCGCCGTGACCTGCAAGGATACCTGCATCGTCGCCTCGGGCGACTACAAGGACGCCGTCGATCCGACCTGCACGCCGTTCGAGGTGGTGCCGTGCGACGTCTTCATCACCGAGGCGACGTTTGGCCTGCCGGTATTTCGCCATGGCGATGCGGCCGATGAGGTGAAGAAACTGCTGGCATCGGTGGCGCTGTTTCCGGAGCGCGCGCATCTGGTCGGGGCCTATTCGCTCGGCAAGGCGCAGCGCGTGATCGCGCTGTTGCGCCAGGAAAGCTACGACGCGCCGATCTATCTGCATGGCGCGATGGAAGAGATCACGTACTATTATCAAAGCCGTGGCATTACCCTCGGCGAACTTCGCCCGGTCAAGGGCGTCAAGAAGGCCGATCTAGCCGGCACCATCGCGCTGGCGCCGCCATCGGCCACGTCAGACATCTGGACCAGACGTTTTCCCGATCCGGTTACGGCATTTGCCTCGGGCTGGATGCGCGTGCGGGCGCGCGCCCGCCAGCGCGGCGTCGAACTGCCGCTGGTGATCTCGGACCATGCCGATTGGGACGGCCTGACCGCGACCATCGCGGCCACCGGCGCCGGCGAAGTCTGGGTCACCCACGGGCAGGAAGACGCGCTGGTGCATTGGTGCAAGTCGCGCGGGCTTGCCGCGCGGCCGCTCGATCTCGTCGGCTATGGCGACGAGGAAGAGCACGAGGTGGTCGCGGCCAACGAGGCCGAGGCATGA
- a CDS encoding class I SAM-dependent DNA methyltransferase, translating into MPARLFLSSGDLMADRRFEFARDLQLKGDLPAAADLLMQAIELVPDFTSAWFTLAGIREELGEHDAAIAAFRRAQASDANDRHGAGLRLMRLGAEPVAGMPQAYVQTLFDQYAPRFEASLVDDLGYRGPALLFKAVLSVRSAARRPAYFKRAIDLGCGTGLAAAAFARTVDHFIGVDLSPRMIERSRATGLYAELDVADMLQGLRARPDASANLILAADAMVYVAELAPVLAEAARVLAPGGLLAFTTETHDGEGVVIGQGLRYAHAAAYVRVVVESTGLKLPLLEDRSARNEDGAPAPGLVAVAAKT; encoded by the coding sequence ATGCCTGCCCGCCTTTTTCTGTCTTCCGGCGATCTGATGGCCGACCGCCGGTTCGAATTCGCCCGTGACCTGCAATTGAAGGGCGATCTGCCGGCCGCCGCCGACCTGCTGATGCAGGCGATCGAACTGGTGCCGGATTTCACGTCCGCCTGGTTCACGCTCGCGGGCATCCGCGAAGAACTCGGCGAGCATGACGCGGCGATCGCGGCGTTTCGCAGGGCTCAGGCCAGCGATGCCAATGACCGCCACGGTGCCGGACTTCGATTGATGCGGCTCGGCGCCGAGCCGGTGGCCGGCATGCCGCAGGCCTACGTGCAGACCCTGTTCGACCAATATGCGCCGCGGTTCGAAGCCTCGCTGGTGGATGACCTCGGCTATCGCGGCCCGGCGCTGCTGTTCAAGGCCGTGCTGTCGGTGCGATCGGCCGCCCGCAGGCCGGCGTACTTCAAGCGCGCGATCGATCTCGGCTGCGGCACCGGGCTGGCGGCGGCAGCCTTCGCCCGCACGGTCGATCATTTCATCGGCGTCGATCTGTCGCCACGCATGATCGAGCGCTCCCGCGCCACGGGCCTCTACGCCGAGCTTGATGTCGCCGACATGTTGCAGGGTCTGCGGGCGCGGCCGGATGCCAGCGCCAACCTCATTCTTGCGGCGGATGCAATGGTGTACGTCGCCGAACTCGCGCCGGTGCTCGCGGAAGCCGCTCGCGTTCTGGCCCCCGGCGGGCTGCTCGCCTTCACCACCGAAACCCATGACGGCGAAGGCGTCGTCATCGGCCAGGGGCTGCGCTACGCCCATGCGGCAGCCTATGTGCGCGTCGTGGTCGAATCCACCGGCCTCAAATTGCCCCTGCTGGAAGATCGCTCTGCCCGCAACGAGGACGGCGCTCCGGCGCCCGGCCTGGTCGCCGTCGCCGCAAAAACTTGA
- a CDS encoding divalent metal cation transporter — MAERNKSNSKHHANKPTGGDEPATKAKPPRPFRFRDALKALGPGLITGASDDDPSGIGTYSQAGAQLGYGIGWTMLLTFPLMAAIQEISARVGRVTGHGIAGNVSRHYSLWLLNGVMVLLFIANTINIGADLGAMADATKLLIGGHSIFYVLLFGVTSVVAQIFLDYKRYVAVLKWLTLSLFAYVAALAFAKVSWGEALAGILLPQLTWSTEYFTTIVAILGTTISPYLFFWQASQEAEDQRVDTHKRPLVEKHYGARREFSRIRADTIIGMAFSNLIALSIIVTAAAALHVSGKTDIQTSAEAAEALRPIAGAFAEVIFALGIVGTGLLAIPVLAGAAAYAVGEGRRWPVGLARKPKEAAAFYAVLALSAGIGIALNFTPINPISALYWSAVVNGVLAVPVMVLLMLMARRRDVMGRFVIRGRLYWLGWLSTSAMVLSVVAMGVGFFV; from the coding sequence ATGGCAGAGCGCAACAAATCCAATTCGAAGCATCACGCGAACAAGCCTACCGGCGGTGACGAGCCGGCCACGAAGGCCAAGCCGCCGCGGCCGTTTCGCTTCCGCGATGCGCTGAAGGCGCTCGGCCCCGGCCTGATCACCGGCGCGTCCGACGACGATCCGTCGGGCATCGGCACCTACAGCCAGGCCGGCGCGCAGCTCGGCTACGGTATCGGCTGGACCATGCTGCTGACGTTTCCCTTGATGGCGGCGATCCAGGAAATTTCCGCGCGCGTCGGCCGCGTCACCGGGCACGGCATAGCCGGAAATGTGTCCCGGCATTATTCGTTATGGCTGCTCAATGGCGTGATGGTGCTATTGTTCATCGCCAACACCATCAACATCGGCGCCGATCTCGGCGCCATGGCGGATGCGACCAAACTGCTGATCGGTGGCCACAGCATCTTCTATGTGTTGCTGTTCGGCGTGACGTCGGTGGTGGCGCAGATCTTCCTCGACTACAAGCGCTACGTCGCGGTGCTGAAATGGCTGACGCTTAGCCTGTTCGCCTATGTCGCCGCGCTGGCCTTTGCGAAGGTGTCGTGGGGAGAGGCATTGGCTGGCATCCTGCTTCCGCAACTGACCTGGAGTACGGAATATTTCACCACCATCGTTGCGATCCTCGGCACCACGATCTCGCCCTATCTGTTTTTCTGGCAGGCCTCGCAGGAGGCCGAGGACCAGCGCGTCGATACGCACAAGCGGCCCTTGGTCGAAAAGCATTACGGCGCGCGGAGGGAATTTTCCCGCATCCGCGCCGACACCATCATCGGCATGGCGTTCTCCAATCTGATTGCGCTGTCGATCATCGTCACCGCGGCGGCGGCGCTGCACGTTTCCGGCAAGACCGACATCCAGACCTCGGCGGAGGCCGCCGAAGCCCTGCGTCCGATCGCCGGCGCGTTCGCGGAAGTGATCTTTGCGCTCGGCATTGTCGGCACTGGCCTGCTGGCAATTCCGGTGCTCGCCGGCGCCGCGGCATACGCCGTCGGCGAGGGGCGGCGATGGCCGGTTGGCCTCGCGCGCAAACCGAAAGAAGCCGCCGCCTTCTACGCCGTGCTGGCGCTGTCGGCTGGTATCGGAATCGCGCTGAACTTCACGCCGATCAACCCGATCTCGGCGCTGTACTGGAGCGCCGTCGTTAACGGCGTCCTCGCCGTGCCGGTGATGGTGCTCTTGATGTTGATGGCGCGGCGAAGGGACGTAATGGGTCGCTTCGTCATCAGGGGTCGGCTTTATTGGCTCGGCTGGCTGTCGACATCAGCGATGGTGCTCAGCGTCGTCGCGATGGGCGTGGGGTTTTTTGTTTGA
- the pdeM gene encoding ligase-associated DNA damage response endonuclease PdeM, protein MRASKVMVADVTFVADLSGALFWQEQRLLVVSDLHLEKGSSFAARGVLLPPYDTVATLGRLAAVIARHDPRMVIALGDSFHDRDAHERLSAFDREALSAMQARRDWIWISGNHDPALPSDLGGVVASEVAIGPIAFRHEPTGAAGEIAGHLHPKARVATRGRSMERRCFASDGERAVMPAFGAYTGGLSIRDVAFAKIFGSPGFMAHVLGDNRVHAIAASRCY, encoded by the coding sequence ATGCGCGCCTCGAAGGTCATGGTTGCCGACGTCACGTTCGTTGCCGACCTCTCCGGCGCGCTGTTCTGGCAGGAGCAGCGTCTGCTCGTCGTCTCCGACCTTCATCTCGAAAAAGGCTCCAGCTTCGCCGCGCGCGGCGTGCTGCTGCCGCCCTATGACACGGTGGCGACGCTCGGCCGTCTCGCCGCCGTGATCGCGCGGCATGATCCGCGCATGGTGATTGCGCTCGGCGACAGTTTTCACGATCGCGATGCGCATGAGCGGCTGTCGGCGTTCGACCGCGAGGCGCTCTCGGCGATGCAGGCGCGGCGCGACTGGATCTGGATATCAGGGAATCACGATCCGGCGCTGCCGTCTGATCTCGGCGGCGTGGTGGCGAGCGAAGTCGCGATCGGCCCGATTGCATTCCGCCATGAGCCGACAGGGGCGGCGGGTGAAATCGCCGGCCATCTGCACCCCAAGGCGCGCGTCGCGACTCGGGGACGATCGATGGAGCGGCGATGTTTTGCGAGCGACGGCGAGCGCGCCGTGATGCCCGCGTTCGGCGCCTATACGGGCGGCCTGAGCATTCGCGATGTGGCATTCGCGAAAATCTTCGGTTCGCCAGGATTCATGGCGCATGTGCTCGGCGACAACAGGGTGCACGCAATTGCGGCGTCCCGGTGTTATTGA
- a CDS encoding LysR family transcriptional regulator, with protein MLDLELLRSFVSVVDSGGFTRAGERVHRTQSTVSQQIKRLEDDVGQPLLNRNGKDVTPTEAGERLLSYARRLLALAEEARDVVARPESEGAVRLGVPEDFAAYRLAKLLAAFSRSHPGLRLDVRADQSANLKRDLERGELDLALFKRSAGEKGGIAVWPERVHWVTSKSHPRDTRTGSVPLIGFPTGCLYRAGAIHALESAGRSWHMTYTSSNLAGIQAAIAAGMGLSILSEIAIQADHRVLTAKDGFAPIDRTEVALVAAPGTSPATLRLADRLAEFCSTVQAKAA; from the coding sequence ATGCTCGATCTGGAGCTTTTGCGCAGCTTTGTCAGCGTCGTCGATTCCGGCGGCTTCACCCGCGCCGGCGAGCGCGTCCACCGCACCCAATCGACGGTCAGCCAGCAGATCAAACGGCTGGAAGACGATGTCGGCCAGCCGCTGCTCAACCGCAACGGCAAGGATGTGACGCCGACCGAAGCCGGCGAGCGGCTGTTGTCCTATGCGCGGCGCCTGCTGGCGCTTGCGGAAGAAGCACGTGACGTGGTGGCGCGCCCCGAGAGCGAGGGCGCGGTGCGGCTTGGTGTGCCCGAGGATTTTGCCGCGTATCGCCTGGCGAAGCTGCTTGCGGCATTCTCGCGCTCACATCCCGGCCTACGGCTCGACGTCCGCGCCGATCAAAGCGCCAATCTGAAGCGCGATCTCGAACGCGGCGAACTCGACCTGGCGCTGTTCAAGCGCTCGGCCGGCGAGAAAGGCGGCATCGCCGTATGGCCGGAGCGCGTACATTGGGTCACCAGCAAGAGCCATCCGCGCGATACGCGCACCGGCTCGGTGCCGCTGATCGGATTTCCCACCGGCTGCCTCTACCGGGCAGGCGCGATCCATGCATTGGAAAGTGCCGGGCGTTCGTGGCACATGACCTACACCAGCTCCAACCTCGCCGGCATCCAGGCCGCGATCGCCGCCGGCATGGGCTTGAGCATTCTTTCGGAAATCGCAATCCAGGCCGACCATCGCGTACTGACCGCCAAGGATGGCTTTGCGCCGATCGACCGGACCGAAGTGGCGTTGGTGGCGGCCCCCGGTACCAGCCCCGCGACATTGCGACTGGCGGATCGGTTGGCCGAGTTCTGCAGCACGGTGCAGGCGAAGGCGGCGTAG
- a CDS encoding ligase-associated DNA damage response DEXH box helicase produces the protein MPSPDPLPFTPLETAVLLPDRFRRWFAARGWSPREHQLALLAKANDGASALLIAPTGAGKTLAGFLPTLVELSSSSTKSVGEKNLISTGRSVKRTGGLHTLYISPLKALAVDIARNLETPIAEMGLPIKVETRTGDTPVSRRQRQRRYPPDILLTTPEQLALLLSSDDAPFLFSSLKRIVLDELHALVTSKRGDLLSLGLARLWRLAPEMRAIGLSATVAEPESLARFLVPQLDGKEVAADIVVAGGAAAPVVEMLDTKERLPWAGHTARHALGEMYELIKRNKTTLVFVNTRSQAEMLFQDFWRMNDDGLAIALHHGSLDVAQRRKVEDAMAAGKLRGVVCTSSLDLGIDWGDIDLVVNVGAPKGASRLMQRIGRANHRLDEPSRAVLIPANRFEVLECRVAIDAIAENAQDTPPLRTGALDVLAQHVLGCACGEPFLSDELYAEVLTSAPYASLTRTDFDDVVDFVATGGYALKTYERFARIKQDKQGRWRVTNPKVRQSYRLNVGTIVEEAMLKVRLVRGRGGGAGSTGMIGRGGRMLGEIEEYFIEGLVAGDTFVFGGEIVRYEALVEDQVYVSRANDKDAKVPSYMGGKFPLSTYLAERVRKLLDDRRQWNALPEQVRDWLSLQKSFSLVPAVRELLVETFPRGNKHYFVCYPFEGRLAHQTLGMLLTRRMERARVRPLGFVANEYALAVWGLGDMSFMIRHGKLDLAALFAADMLGDDLEAWLAESALMKRTFRNCALISGLIPRRFTGEEKSRRQVLFSTDLVYDVLRKHQADHVLLRAARADAAAGLLDLKRLGDMLSRIQGRITHRELEHVSPLAVPVMLEIGRESVYGEAGDELLAEAADELVKEAMG, from the coding sequence GTGCCGTCGCCCGATCCCTTGCCCTTTACGCCGCTTGAAACGGCTGTGCTGCTGCCCGACCGCTTCCGGCGCTGGTTCGCCGCGCGCGGCTGGTCGCCGCGCGAGCATCAATTGGCGCTGCTGGCAAAAGCCAACGATGGCGCTTCCGCGCTGCTGATCGCGCCGACCGGCGCCGGCAAGACGCTGGCCGGATTTCTGCCGACGCTGGTGGAGCTTTCGTCTTCTTCCACGAAGAGCGTCGGCGAGAAAAACCTCATCTCCACTGGCCGCAGCGTGAAACGCACCGGCGGTCTCCACACCCTCTACATCTCGCCGCTGAAGGCGCTCGCGGTCGACATCGCGCGCAATCTGGAAACGCCGATCGCCGAGATGGGGCTGCCGATCAAGGTCGAGACCCGCACCGGCGACACGCCGGTTTCGCGGCGGCAGCGGCAGCGGCGCTATCCGCCGGACATCCTGCTCACCACGCCCGAGCAACTGGCGCTGTTGCTGTCATCCGACGACGCACCGTTCTTGTTTTCCTCGCTCAAGCGCATCGTGCTCGACGAACTGCATGCGCTCGTCACCTCCAAACGCGGCGATCTGCTGTCGCTCGGCCTGGCGCGGCTGTGGCGGCTGGCGCCCGAGATGCGCGCGATCGGCCTTTCCGCGACGGTCGCCGAGCCGGAATCGCTGGCGCGCTTTCTGGTGCCGCAGCTGGACGGTAAGGAAGTCGCCGCCGACATCGTCGTGGCCGGCGGCGCGGCGGCGCCTGTTGTCGAGATGCTCGACACCAAGGAGCGCTTACCCTGGGCCGGCCATACCGCGCGCCATGCGCTCGGCGAAATGTACGAGCTGATCAAGCGCAACAAGACGACGCTCGTTTTCGTCAACACCCGCAGCCAGGCTGAAATGCTGTTCCAGGATTTCTGGCGCATGAACGACGACGGCCTCGCCATTGCCCTGCATCACGGCTCGCTCGATGTCGCTCAGCGCCGCAAGGTCGAGGATGCGATGGCGGCTGGAAAACTGCGCGGCGTGGTCTGCACGTCCTCGCTCGACCTCGGCATCGACTGGGGCGACATCGATCTCGTCGTCAATGTCGGCGCGCCCAAGGGCGCCTCGCGCCTGATGCAGCGGATCGGCCGCGCCAACCACCGGCTCGACGAGCCCTCGCGCGCCGTGCTGATTCCTGCGAACCGTTTCGAGGTGCTGGAATGCCGCGTCGCGATCGATGCGATCGCGGAGAATGCACAGGACACGCCGCCTTTGCGTACCGGCGCGCTCGACGTGCTGGCGCAGCACGTGCTCGGCTGCGCCTGCGGCGAGCCGTTTCTATCAGACGAGCTCTACGCGGAAGTGCTGACCTCGGCGCCTTACGCTTCGCTCACGCGAACCGACTTTGACGACGTGGTCGATTTCGTCGCCACCGGCGGCTACGCACTGAAGACCTATGAACGCTTTGCGCGCATCAAGCAGGACAAGCAGGGGCGCTGGCGCGTCACCAACCCAAAAGTGCGGCAGAGCTACCGCCTCAATGTCGGCACCATCGTCGAAGAGGCGATGCTGAAGGTGAGGCTGGTGCGCGGACGCGGTGGCGGCGCCGGCTCCACCGGCATGATCGGCCGCGGCGGCAGGATGCTGGGCGAGATCGAGGAATACTTTATCGAGGGACTGGTCGCCGGCGACACTTTTGTGTTCGGCGGCGAGATCGTGCGCTACGAGGCGCTGGTCGAGGATCAGGTCTACGTCTCCCGCGCCAACGACAAGGACGCCAAGGTGCCGTCCTACATGGGCGGCAAGTTTCCGCTCTCGACCTATCTGGCCGAACGGGTGCGAAAACTGCTGGACGACCGGCGGCAATGGAACGCGCTGCCGGAACAAGTGCGCGACTGGCTGTCGCTGCAAAAGAGCTTTTCACTTGTGCCGGCGGTGCGGGAACTGCTGGTCGAAACCTTTCCCCGCGGCAACAAGCATTACTTCGTCTGCTATCCTTTCGAGGGGCGGCTGGCGCACCAGACGCTCGGCATGCTGCTGACACGGCGCATGGAGCGCGCGCGGGTGCGGCCGCTCGGCTTCGTCGCCAATGAATATGCGCTGGCGGTGTGGGGCCTCGGCGACATGTCGTTCATGATCCGCCACGGCAAGCTCGATCTAGCCGCCTTGTTCGCAGCCGACATGCTCGGCGACGACCTCGAGGCGTGGCTGGCGGAATCCGCGCTGATGAAACGCACCTTCCGCAATTGCGCGCTGATCTCGGGCCTGATCCCGCGCCGCTTCACCGGCGAGGAGAAAAGCCGCCGCCAGGTGCTGTTTTCGACCGACCTCGTTTATGACGTCTTGCGCAAGCATCAGGCCGACCACGTGCTGCTCCGCGCGGCGCGCGCGGACGCCGCCGCCGGCCTGCTCGATCTCAAGCGTCTGGGTGATATGCTCTCGCGCATCCAGGGGCGAATCACCCATCGGGAACTCGAACATGTTTCGCCGCTCGCCGTTCCCGTGATGCTGGAAATCGGCCGCGAGTCAGTTTATGGCGAAGCGGGAGATGAGTTGCTGGCGGAAGCCGCCGATGAACTCGTCAAAGAGGCAATGGGATAG
- a CDS encoding ABC transporter substrate-binding protein, which translates to MKNKQTRREFGATALATVLASAMPAPSVWAAEKKYDPGASDTEIKLGQTVPHSGPGSLYGVLGRVGEVYFQMLNEKGGINGRKVKFLSMDDAYSAPKCVEATRRLVEQEEVLALYGSLGTAPQTAVHKYLNAKGVPQLLLNTGASKWNDPKNFKWTMAGLPLYPTEARILAKHVVGVKPNAKIGILYQNDDFGRDFLAPFKKVLADAGGTAKVIMEQTYDLTEPTIDSQLINLSKSGADVFYNISTGKASSQSIRKLAELGWKPLHLLSAGSTGRSILSAAGLENCTGIVAIRYAKEVGVPRFEKDPDVMAFEELRKRYLPNVDPDNTIAFAGYGQVVAMAEILRRCGDELTRANVLKQATTLAGFHSPYMLDGVTYSYTPDDYTPMKTLYISIFNGKDWDISDKPVTE; encoded by the coding sequence ATGAAGAACAAGCAGACCCGGCGCGAATTCGGCGCCACCGCGCTCGCTACCGTCCTCGCATCCGCCATGCCCGCGCCATCAGTCTGGGCGGCGGAGAAGAAATACGATCCTGGCGCCAGCGACACCGAAATCAAGCTCGGGCAGACCGTGCCGCATTCCGGTCCCGGCTCGCTCTATGGCGTGCTGGGGCGGGTCGGCGAGGTTTATTTCCAGATGCTGAACGAGAAGGGCGGCATCAACGGGCGCAAGGTGAAATTCCTCTCCATGGACGACGCCTACAGCGCGCCGAAATGCGTCGAGGCGACGCGCCGGCTGGTCGAGCAGGAGGAAGTGCTGGCGCTGTACGGCTCGCTCGGCACCGCGCCGCAGACCGCCGTGCACAAATATCTCAACGCGAAGGGCGTGCCGCAGCTCCTGCTCAATACCGGCGCGTCGAAATGGAACGATCCGAAAAACTTCAAATGGACCATGGCGGGCCTGCCGCTCTATCCGACCGAGGCGCGCATTCTCGCGAAGCATGTCGTGGGTGTGAAGCCGAACGCCAAGATCGGCATCCTCTACCAGAACGACGATTTCGGCCGCGATTTCCTCGCACCCTTCAAGAAGGTGCTGGCAGATGCCGGCGGCACCGCCAAGGTGATCATGGAGCAGACCTACGATCTGACCGAACCGACGATCGATTCGCAGCTCATCAATCTCTCGAAATCCGGCGCGGATGTTTTCTACAATATCTCGACCGGCAAGGCGTCATCACAGTCGATACGGAAACTGGCCGAACTCGGCTGGAAGCCGCTGCATTTGCTGTCCGCCGGATCGACGGGCCGTTCGATTCTCAGCGCCGCCGGCCTCGAGAACTGCACCGGCATCGTCGCGATCCGCTACGCCAAGGAGGTCGGCGTGCCGCGCTTCGAAAAGGATCCCGATGTGATGGCGTTCGAAGAGCTGCGCAAAAGGTACCTGCCCAATGTCGACCCTGACAACACCATCGCCTTTGCCGGCTACGGCCAGGTGGTGGCGATGGCGGAGATCCTGCGCCGCTGCGGCGACGAACTCACCCGCGCCAACGTTCTGAAGCAGGCCACGACGCTGGCGGGCTTCCATTCCCCCTACATGCTGGACGGCGTCACCTACAGCTACACGCCCGACGACTACACACCGATGAAGACGCTCTACATCTCGATCTTCAACGGCAAGGACTGGGATATTTCCGACAAGCCGGTGACGGAGTAG